One stretch of Streptomyces agglomeratus DNA includes these proteins:
- the rplB gene encoding 50S ribosomal protein L2 produces MGIRKYKPTTPGRRGSSVADFVEITRSTPEKSLVRPLHSKGGRNNAGRITVRHQGGGHKRAYRVIDFRRHDKDGVPAKVAHIEYDPNRTARIALLHYADGEKRYIIAPRGLTQGDRIENGPGADIKPGNNLALRNIPVGTTIHAIELRPGGGAKFARSAGASVQLLAKEGTMAHLRMPSGEIRLVDARCRATIGEVGNAEQSNINWGKAGRMRWKGVRPTVRGVAMNPVDHPHGGGEGKTSGGRHPVSPWGQKEGRTRSPKKASSKYIVRRRKSNKKR; encoded by the coding sequence ATGGGAATCCGCAAGTACAAGCCGACTACGCCGGGCCGCCGTGGCTCCTCCGTAGCCGACTTTGTCGAGATCACGCGGTCCACGCCGGAGAAGTCGCTGGTCCGCCCCCTGCACAGCAAGGGCGGCCGTAACAACGCCGGTCGGATCACCGTTCGCCACCAGGGTGGCGGACACAAGCGCGCCTACCGAGTGATCGACTTCCGTCGTCACGACAAGGACGGCGTGCCGGCGAAGGTCGCGCACATCGAGTACGACCCGAACCGCACCGCGCGCATCGCGCTCCTGCACTACGCAGACGGCGAGAAGCGCTACATCATCGCACCGCGTGGGCTCACGCAGGGTGACCGGATTGAGAACGGCCCTGGCGCCGACATCAAGCCCGGCAACAACCTGGCGCTGCGCAACATCCCGGTCGGTACGACCATCCACGCCATCGAGCTTCGGCCCGGCGGCGGCGCGAAGTTCGCCCGTTCCGCGGGTGCCTCCGTGCAGCTGCTGGCGAAGGAGGGCACGATGGCCCACCTTCGTATGCCTTCCGGTGAGATCCGCCTGGTCGACGCCCGCTGCCGCGCCACGATTGGCGAGGTCGGCAACGCCGAGCAGTCGAACATCAACTGGGGCAAGGCCGGCCGCATGCGCTGGAAGGGCGTCCGCCCGACCGTTCGTGGTGTCGCGATGAACCCCGTCGACCACCCGCACGGTGGTGGTGAGGGCAAGACCTCCGGTGGTCGCCACCCGGTCAGCCCGTGGGGTCAGAAGGAGGGTCGTACTCGCTCGCCGAAGAAGGCATCGAGCAAGTACATCGTCCGCCGCCGCAAGTCGAACAAGAAGCGCTAG
- the tuf gene encoding elongation factor Tu yields MAKAKFERTKPHVNIGTIGHIDHGKTTLTAAITKVLHDAYPDLNEASAFDQIDKAPEERQRGITISIAHVEYQTESRHYAHVDCPGHADYIKNMITGAAQMDGAILVVAATDGPMPQTKEHVLLARQVGVPYIVVALNKADMVDDEEILELVELEVRELLSEYEFPGDDLPVVKVSALKALEGDKEWGQTVLDLMKAVDESIPQPERDVDKPFLMPIEDVFTITGRGTVVTGRIERGVLKVNETVDIVGIKEEKTTTTVTGIEMFRKLLDEGQAGENVGLLLRGIKREDVERGQVIIKPGSVTPHTEFEAQAYILSKDEGGRHTPFFNNYRPQFYFRTTDVTGVVTLPEGTEMVMPGDNTIMTVALIQPVAMEEGLKFAIREGGRTVGAGQVTKITK; encoded by the coding sequence GTGGCGAAGGCGAAGTTCGAGCGGACTAAGCCGCACGTCAACATCGGCACCATCGGTCACATTGACCACGGTAAGACGACGCTGACCGCGGCGATTACCAAGGTGCTGCATGACGCGTACCCGGACCTGAACGAGGCCTCGGCCTTCGACCAGATCGACAAGGCTCCTGAGGAGCGCCAGCGCGGTATCACGATCTCGATCGCGCACGTCGAGTACCAGACGGAGTCGCGTCACTACGCGCACGTCGACTGCCCCGGTCACGCGGACTACATCAAGAACATGATCACGGGTGCGGCGCAGATGGACGGCGCCATCCTCGTGGTCGCCGCCACCGACGGCCCGATGCCGCAGACCAAGGAGCACGTGCTCCTGGCCCGCCAGGTAGGCGTGCCGTACATCGTTGTCGCCCTGAACAAGGCCGACATGGTGGACGACGAGGAGATCCTGGAGCTCGTCGAGCTCGAGGTCCGTGAGCTCCTCTCCGAGTACGAGTTCCCGGGCGACGACCTCCCGGTCGTCAAGGTCTCGGCGCTCAAGGCGCTCGAGGGCGACAAGGAGTGGGGCCAGACCGTCCTCGACCTGATGAAGGCCGTCGACGAGTCGATCCCGCAGCCCGAGCGCGACGTCGACAAGCCGTTCCTGATGCCGATCGAGGACGTCTTCACGATCACCGGTCGTGGCACCGTCGTCACCGGTCGTATCGAGCGTGGTGTGCTCAAGGTCAACGAGACCGTCGACATCGTCGGTATCAAGGAAGAGAAGACCACCACCACGGTCACCGGCATCGAGATGTTCCGCAAGCTGCTCGACGAGGGCCAGGCCGGTGAGAACGTCGGTCTGCTCCTCCGTGGCATCAAGCGCGAGGACGTCGAGCGCGGCCAGGTCATCATCAAGCCCGGTTCGGTCACGCCGCACACCGAGTTCGAGGCCCAGGCCTACATCCTGTCGAAGGACGAGGGTGGCCGTCACACCCCCTTCTTCAACAACTACCGCCCGCAGTTCTACTTCCGTACGACTGACGTGACCGGCGTCGTTACCCTCCCCGAGGGCACCGAGATGGTCATGCCGGGCGACAACACCATCATGACGGTCGCGCTGATCCAGCCGGTCGCCATGGAGGAGGGCCTCAAGTTCGCCATCCGTGAGGGTGGCCGGACCGTCGGCGCCGGCCAGGTCACCAAGATCACCAAGTAA
- the rpsS gene encoding 30S ribosomal protein S19, with translation MPRSLKKGPFVDGHLIKKVDVQNEAGTKNVIKTWSRRSMIIPSMLGHTIAVHNGKIHVPVFVTESMVGHKLGEFAPTRTFRGHVKDDRKSKRR, from the coding sequence ATGCCGCGTAGTCTCAAGAAGGGGCCCTTCGTCGACGGACACCTCATCAAGAAGGTGGACGTACAGAACGAGGCAGGCACCAAGAACGTCATCAAGACCTGGTCCCGGCGCTCGATGATCATTCCCAGCATGCTGGGTCACACCATCGCGGTGCACAACGGCAAGATTCACGTCCCGGTGTTCGTCACCGAGTCGATGGTCGGCCACAAGCTCGGCGAGTTTGCGCCGACCCGCACCTTCCGCGGCCACGTCAAGGACGACCGCAAGTCGAAGCGCCGCTAA
- the fusA gene encoding elongation factor G, producing the protein MATTSLDLAKVRNIGIMAHIDAGKTTTTERILFYTGVSYKIGEVHDGAATMDWMEQEQERGITITSAATTCHWPLNEVDHTINIIDTPGHVDFTVEVERSLRVLDGAVTVFDGVAGVEPQSETVWRQADRYGVPRICFVNKLDRTGAEFHRCVDMIVDRLGAVPLVMQLPIGAEADFKGVVDLVTMKAFVWSAEAAKGEMYDIVDIPDTHTEAAEEWRGKLLEAVAENDDQMMELYLDGTEPSVEQLYAAIRRITLASKGSADSVTVTPVFCGTAFKNKGVQPLLDAVVRYLPSPLDVEAIEGHDVKDPEKVVQRKPSDDEPFSGLAFKIMSDPHLGKLTFVRVYSGRLEAGSSVLNSVKGKKERIGKIYRMHANKREEIASVGAGDIIAVMGLKQTTTGETLCDEKNPVILESMDFPAPVIEVAIEPKSKGDQEKLGVAIQRLSEEDPSFQVHTNEETGQTVIGGMGELHLEVLVDRMKREFRVEANVGKPQVAYRETIRKAVERIDYTHKKQTGGTGQFAKVQIALEPIEGGDASYEFVNKVTGGRIPREYIPSVDAGAQEAMQFGILAGYEMVGVRVTLLDGGYHEVDSSELAFKIAGSQAFKEGARKASPVLLEPMMAVEVTTPEDYMGDVIGDLNSRRGQIQAMEERSGARVVKGLVPLSEMFGYVGDLRSKTSGRASYSMQFDSYAEVPRNVAEEIIAKAKGE; encoded by the coding sequence ATGGCCACCACTTCGCTTGACCTGGCCAAGGTCCGCAACATTGGGATCATGGCCCACATCGACGCGGGCAAGACGACCACCACCGAGCGGATCCTCTTCTACACCGGCGTGAGCTACAAGATCGGTGAAGTCCACGATGGCGCAGCCACCATGGACTGGATGGAGCAGGAGCAGGAGCGCGGCATCACGATCACGTCTGCCGCGACGACCTGTCACTGGCCGCTCAATGAGGTTGATCACACGATCAACATCATTGACACCCCCGGTCACGTCGACTTCACCGTCGAGGTGGAGCGTTCGCTCCGCGTCCTCGACGGTGCCGTCACCGTGTTCGACGGTGTGGCTGGCGTCGAGCCGCAGTCCGAGACCGTTTGGCGTCAGGCGGACCGCTACGGCGTCCCGCGTATCTGCTTCGTCAACAAGCTCGACCGCACCGGCGCCGAGTTCCACCGCTGCGTCGACATGATCGTCGACCGCCTCGGTGCGGTTCCGCTGGTCATGCAGCTCCCCATCGGTGCTGAAGCCGACTTCAAGGGCGTCGTCGACCTCGTGACGATGAAGGCCTTTGTCTGGTCCGCCGAGGCCGCCAAGGGCGAGATGTACGACATCGTCGACATCCCCGACACCCACACCGAGGCTGCCGAGGAATGGCGCGGCAAGCTCCTCGAGGCTGTCGCGGAGAACGACGACCAGATGATGGAGCTGTACCTCGACGGCACCGAGCCGTCGGTGGAGCAGCTGTACGCCGCCATCCGTCGTATCACCCTCGCCTCCAAGGGCAGCGCCGACTCCGTCACGGTCACCCCGGTGTTCTGTGGCACCGCGTTCAAGAACAAGGGCGTCCAGCCCCTGCTCGATGCGGTCGTGCGTTACCTGCCTTCCCCCCTGGACGTCGAGGCCATCGAAGGCCACGACGTCAAGGACCCGGAGAAGGTCGTCCAGCGCAAGCCTTCCGACGACGAGCCGTTCTCCGGTCTTGCATTCAAGATCATGAGCGACCCGCACCTCGGCAAGCTCACCTTCGTCCGGGTGTACTCGGGCCGCCTCGAGGCCGGCAGCTCCGTGCTGAACTCGGTCAAGGGCAAGAAGGAGCGCATCGGCAAGATCTACCGCATGCACGCGAACAAGCGTGAGGAGATCGCGTCGGTGGGCGCCGGTGACATCATCGCCGTCATGGGCCTGAAGCAGACCACCACGGGTGAGACGCTCTGCGACGAGAAGAACCCGGTGATCCTGGAGTCCATGGACTTCCCGGCGCCGGTCATCGAGGTCGCGATCGAGCCCAAGTCCAAGGGTGACCAGGAGAAGCTGGGTGTAGCCATCCAGCGTCTCTCGGAGGAGGACCCCTCCTTCCAGGTGCACACCAACGAGGAGACCGGCCAGACCGTCATCGGCGGTATGGGCGAGCTTCACCTCGAGGTTCTTGTCGACCGCATGAAGCGCGAATTCCGCGTCGAGGCGAACGTCGGCAAGCCCCAGGTCGCTTACCGCGAGACGATCCGCAAGGCCGTCGAGCGCATCGACTACACGCACAAGAAGCAGACTGGTGGTACCGGCCAGTTCGCGAAGGTGCAGATCGCCCTTGAGCCCATCGAGGGTGGCGACGCCTCGTACGAGTTCGTCAACAAGGTCACCGGTGGCCGCATCCCCCGGGAGTACATCCCGTCGGTGGACGCGGGCGCGCAGGAAGCCATGCAGTTCGGCATCCTGGCCGGCTACGAGATGGTCGGCGTTCGCGTCACCCTTCTCGACGGTGGTTACCACGAGGTCGACTCCTCGGAGCTCGCCTTCAAGATCGCCGGTTCGCAGGCGTTCAAGGAGGGTGCCCGCAAGGCCTCTCCCGTGCTCCTCGAGCCGATGATGGCCGTCGAGGTCACCACGCCCGAGGACTACATGGGCGATGTCATCGGCGACCTCAACTCCCGCCGTGGCCAGATCCAGGCCATGGAGGAGCGCAGCGGCGCTCGCGTCGTGAAGGGCCTCGTGCCCCTCTCGGAGATGTTCGGCTACGTCGGAGACCTCCGCAGCAAGACCTCGGGTCGCGCAAGCTACTCGATGCAGTTCGACTCCTACGCCGAGGTTCCGCGGAACGTCGCCGAGGAGATCATCGCGAAGGCCAAGGGCGAGTAA
- the rpsG gene encoding 30S ribosomal protein S7 produces the protein MPRKGPAPKRPVIIDPVYSSPLVTSLINKILLDGKRSTAERIVYGAMEGLREKTGNDPVITLKRALENVKPSLEVKSRRVGGATYQVPIEVKPGRAATLALRWVVGYSRARREKTMTERLMNELLDASNGLGAAVKKREDTHKMAESNKAFAHYRW, from the coding sequence ATGCCTCGTAAGGGCCCCGCCCCGAAGCGCCCGGTCATCATTGACCCGGTCTACAGCTCTCCTCTTGTCACGTCGCTGATCAACAAGATCCTGCTTGACGGCAAGCGTTCCACCGCCGAGCGCATCGTCTACGGCGCCATGGAAGGCCTCCGCGAGAAGACCGGCAACGACCCGGTCATCACGCTGAAGCGCGCGCTTGAGAACGTCAAGCCCTCGCTCGAGGTCAAGTCCCGCCGCGTCGGTGGCGCGACGTACCAGGTGCCGATCGAGGTCAAGCCCGGTCGTGCGGCCACCCTCGCGCTGCGCTGGGTCGTGGGTTACTCCCGCGCCCGCCGTGAGAAGACCATGACCGAGCGCCTCATGAACGAGCTGCTCGACGCCTCGAACGGTCTTGGCGCTGCCGTCAAGAAGCGTGAGGACACCCACAAGATGGCCGAGTCGAACAAGGCCTTCGCGCACTACCGCTGGTAG
- the rpsJ gene encoding 30S ribosomal protein S10 yields MAGQKIRIRLKAYDHEVIDSSAKKIVETVTRTGASVAGPVPLPTEKNVYCVIKSPHKYKDSREHFEMRTHKRLIDILDPTPKTVDSLMRLDLPAGVDIEIKL; encoded by the coding sequence ATGGCGGGACAGAAGATCCGCATCCGGCTCAAGGCCTACGACCACGAGGTCATCGACTCTTCGGCGAAGAAGATCGTCGAGACGGTGACTCGCACTGGTGCGTCGGTCGCAGGCCCGGTGCCGCTGCCCACAGAGAAGAACGTGTACTGCGTCATCAAGTCGCCGCACAAGTACAAGGATTCTCGCGAGCACTTCGAGATGCGCACGCACAAGCGCCTCATCGACATCCTCGACCCCACTCCCAAGACCGTTGACTCGCTGATGCGCCTGGACCTTCCGGCCGGCGTTGACATCGAGATCAAGCTCTGA
- a CDS encoding helix-turn-helix domain-containing protein, whose protein sequence is MTASELEQFTAWIEDLIRARGYDIDSPRGGGKSRLADEAGVHRAAITRLLQGQSMPDLETTRRLAHVLRVPVREMLIRSGRLSEEDLPLPDLQDSSPGAGAPAHRLTLEEAAAGLGVPPDQWDMFIKVAGQFLPAAAADVRPERAAAARGGSPAVKNARKG, encoded by the coding sequence GTGACCGCCAGCGAACTGGAACAGTTCACCGCCTGGATCGAAGACCTGATCCGCGCCCGGGGATACGACATCGACAGCCCCCGCGGCGGCGGAAAGTCGCGCCTCGCCGACGAAGCGGGCGTACACCGCGCCGCCATCACCCGCCTGTTGCAGGGCCAGAGCATGCCGGACCTCGAAACGACCCGACGGCTCGCCCATGTCCTGCGGGTCCCGGTGCGGGAGATGCTGATCCGCTCCGGACGGCTCTCCGAAGAGGACCTGCCCCTGCCGGACCTACAGGACAGCTCGCCCGGCGCCGGGGCGCCGGCCCACCGGCTCACCCTGGAAGAGGCCGCGGCCGGTCTCGGTGTCCCACCTGACCAGTGGGACATGTTCATCAAGGTCGCGGGCCAGTTCCTGCCGGCCGCGGCGGCGGATGTGCGGCCCGAACGCGCGGCGGCGGCGCGCGGCGGGTCCCCGGCCGTGAAGAACGCCAGGAAGGGCTGA
- the rplV gene encoding 50S ribosomal protein L22 has product MEARAQARYIRVTPMKARRVVDLIRGMDATEAQAVLRFAAQAASVPVGKVLDSAIANAAHNYDHTDASSLVISEAYVDEGPTLKRFRPRAQGRAYRIRKRTSHITVVVSSKEGSR; this is encoded by the coding sequence ATGGAAGCCAGGGCCCAGGCGCGGTACATCCGCGTCACGCCCATGAAGGCCCGCCGCGTGGTGGACCTTATCCGTGGCATGGATGCCACGGAGGCTCAGGCGGTCCTGCGTTTCGCCGCGCAGGCCGCGAGCGTGCCGGTAGGCAAGGTGCTTGACAGCGCCATTGCCAACGCTGCGCACAACTACGACCACACGGACGCCTCCTCGCTGGTCATCAGCGAGGCGTACGTCGACGAGGGCCCGACCCTGAAGCGGTTCCGTCCGCGTGCTCAGGGCCGTGCCTACCGGATCCGCAAGCGGACCAGCCACATCACCGTGGTCGTCAGCAGCAAGGAAGGTTCCCGGTAA
- a CDS encoding WhiB family transcriptional regulator: MPAPSAFSPSDALEFFGWRAAAACSGLPPTVVFARRAADAEPALRACDRCPVLRQCEESVAPADSWFDGVSAGRLWRNGRPVSLDGARR, encoded by the coding sequence ATGCCCGCACCATCCGCCTTCTCGCCCTCCGATGCCCTGGAGTTCTTCGGCTGGCGCGCGGCCGCCGCCTGTTCCGGCCTGCCCCCCACCGTGGTCTTCGCCCGTCGCGCGGCGGACGCCGAGCCCGCCCTGCGGGCGTGCGACCGCTGCCCGGTACTGCGGCAGTGCGAGGAGTCCGTGGCCCCGGCGGACAGCTGGTTCGACGGCGTGAGCGCCGGGCGGCTCTGGCGCAACGGGCGGCCGGTCAGCCTCGACGGAGCCCGCCGGTGA
- the rplC gene encoding 50S ribosomal protein L3, protein MAKQIKGILGEKLGMTQVWDENNRVVPVTVVKAGPNVVTQVRTNDTDGYESVQIAFGEIDPRKVNKPLKGHFAKADVTPRRHLVELRTSDASEYTLGQEITAEVFESGVKVDVTGKSKGKGFAGVMKRHNFAGGKASHGAHRVHRKPGSIGGCATPGRVFKGMRMAGRMGNERVTTQNLTVHAVDAEKGLLLIKGAVPGPNGGLVLVRTAAKGV, encoded by the coding sequence ATGGCTAAGCAGATTAAGGGAATCCTGGGCGAGAAGCTCGGCATGACCCAGGTCTGGGACGAGAACAACCGGGTTGTCCCGGTGACCGTCGTCAAGGCCGGGCCGAATGTCGTGACCCAGGTCCGCACGAACGACACCGACGGCTACGAGTCGGTCCAGATCGCCTTCGGCGAGATCGACCCTCGCAAGGTGAACAAGCCCCTCAAGGGCCACTTCGCCAAGGCCGACGTGACCCCGCGCCGCCACCTGGTGGAGCTCCGTACCTCCGACGCCAGCGAGTACACGCTCGGCCAGGAGATCACTGCCGAGGTGTTCGAGTCCGGCGTCAAGGTTGACGTCACGGGCAAGAGCAAGGGCAAGGGCTTCGCCGGTGTCATGAAGCGTCACAACTTCGCCGGTGGCAAGGCTTCGCACGGTGCCCACCGCGTGCACCGCAAGCCTGGTTCCATCGGTGGCTGTGCCACTCCCGGCCGTGTCTTCAAGGGCATGCGCATGGCGGGTCGTATGGGCAACGAGCGGGTCACCACCCAGAACCTGACCGTCCACGCCGTTGACGCCGAGAAGGGTCTGCTGCTCATCAAGGGCGCCGTCCCCGGCCCCAACGGTGGCCTCGTCCTGGTCCGCACCGCGGCCAAGGGGGTTTGA
- the rplD gene encoding 50S ribosomal protein L4, translating into MSTIDILTPAGDKAGTVELPAEIFDAKVSIPLIHQVVVAQLAAARQGTHKTKRRGEVRGGGKKPYRQKGTGRARQGSTRAPQFAGGGVVHGPQPRDYSQRTPKKMKAAALRGALTDRARNARIHVVSDVVEGAVSTKAAKNLLGKVSERKHVLLVAERSDEAAWLSARNLPQVHLLEPGQLNTYDVLVSDDVVFTKAAFESFVSGPKADETEGSDV; encoded by the coding sequence ATGAGCACCATTGACATCCTTACGCCGGCAGGCGACAAGGCCGGGACCGTCGAACTCCCCGCGGAGATCTTCGACGCCAAGGTCAGCATCCCGCTGATCCACCAGGTCGTTGTCGCACAGCTGGCCGCTGCCCGTCAGGGCACGCACAAGACCAAGCGTCGCGGCGAAGTCCGTGGTGGCGGCAAGAAGCCGTACCGCCAGAAGGGCACCGGCCGCGCCCGTCAGGGTTCGACCCGCGCCCCGCAGTTCGCCGGCGGTGGCGTCGTCCACGGCCCGCAGCCGCGTGACTACTCGCAGCGCACGCCCAAGAAGATGAAGGCCGCCGCTCTGCGTGGCGCCCTCACCGACCGGGCCCGCAACGCTCGCATCCACGTCGTCTCCGACGTGGTCGAGGGTGCGGTTTCCACGAAGGCCGCGAAGAACCTGCTGGGCAAGGTCAGCGAGCGCAAGCACGTGCTCCTGGTCGCCGAGCGTTCGGACGAGGCCGCGTGGCTGTCCGCCCGCAACCTGCCCCAGGTGCACCTCCTGGAGCCGGGCCAGCTCAACACGTACGACGTGCTCGTCTCTGACGACGTGGTCTTCACCAAGGCCGCTTTCGAGTCTTTCGTGTCTGGCCCCAAGGCCGATGAGACCGAAGGGAGCGACGTCTGA
- the rpsL gene encoding 30S ribosomal protein S12, whose amino-acid sequence MPTIQQLVRKGRQDKVEKNKTPALEGSPQRRGVCTRVFTTTPKKPNSALRKVARVRLTSGIEVTAYIPGEGHNLQEHSIVLVRGGRVKDLPGVRYKIIRGSLDTQGVKNRKQARSRYGAKKEK is encoded by the coding sequence GTGCCTACGATCCAGCAGCTGGTCCGCAAGGGCCGGCAGGACAAGGTCGAGAAGAACAAGACGCCCGCACTTGAGGGTTCCCCTCAGCGCCGGGGCGTCTGCACGCGTGTGTTCACGACCACCCCGAAGAAGCCGAACTCGGCCCTGCGTAAGGTCGCGCGTGTGCGTCTGACCAGCGGGATCGAGGTCACTGCTTACATCCCGGGTGAGGGACACAACCTGCAGGAGCACTCGATCGTGCTCGTGCGTGGTGGCCGTGTGAAGGACCTGCCGGGTGTTCGCTACAAGATCATCCGCGGCTCGCTCGACACCCAGGGTGTCAAGAACCGCAAGCAGGCCCGCAGCCGCTACGGCGCCAAGAAGGAGAAGTAA
- a CDS encoding PIG-L family deacetylase, whose translation MITSAAAAAAGLAVSSCSVPAPRRTGPAPDPLPGKPISRPRRALLLQILAHPDDDLYFMNPDTQQTLDSGVPLVCVYVTAGEANGVNRVPGAGPQPADRTAYSSARHQGLRQAYAVLLGLPRFTGWQRSVTTLRGDRKAELNTLVNGDRRVELVFLNLAMHTTRGRTGLPSLWEARGLSLRTVVADGSPLEKPGSYDHDGLVDVLAGLMERYLPTVVQTLDPDPDIQHSDEATRRRDSEQPGYSDHADHTAAASFAWAAMIRRVAEATEGGGEVPGFVATSYRGYYNRHWPKNLPEPVLRKKASHLVPYGGSPDWECGNAAGCGDYNVGGDRPLTNRKGWVRSTHYRYPGARPIVATGPGGRLTAYGVLGLRVARWRETAPGSGVWGAPDDLGGGPLAPALGAAALPDGRQLLFGLRFSSLAGHGAANTREIVLLEERAPGGESGAWTGLGNPEKRHERGRRIGSPVAVAAPDGRVHLFVRNADKGISTRVRGTAGRWDAWRDLGGGEIQDGLATAVDGHGRVHVFAAGHETVHHWTQDAPGRPVTARPGTGLPTPGGSPTALTAADGGIDLIYRRPATAHLTTARIGGARPARVRFHGYGAVGAATAPAGPVLLGRDRDGRVQLLAEGRLLRRDGLPPSLEGATLHLGPGGRGPVVVGMGADAAPWLWRP comes from the coding sequence CTGATCACCTCGGCAGCCGCCGCGGCCGCCGGACTCGCCGTCAGCTCCTGCTCCGTGCCCGCCCCGCGCCGCACCGGCCCGGCGCCCGATCCGCTGCCCGGCAAGCCGATATCCCGCCCCCGCCGCGCGCTGCTTCTCCAGATACTCGCCCACCCGGACGACGACCTGTACTTCATGAACCCGGACACCCAGCAGACGCTGGACTCCGGCGTCCCGCTGGTGTGCGTGTACGTCACCGCGGGCGAGGCCAATGGCGTCAACCGCGTACCCGGCGCGGGGCCGCAGCCCGCGGACCGTACGGCGTACTCCTCCGCGCGCCATCAGGGACTGCGTCAGGCGTACGCCGTCCTCCTGGGCCTCCCCCGCTTCACCGGGTGGCAGAGGTCCGTCACCACCCTGCGCGGCGACCGGAAGGCCGAGCTGAACACGCTCGTGAACGGTGACCGCCGGGTCGAGCTCGTCTTCCTCAACCTGGCCATGCACACCACCCGGGGCCGGACGGGCCTGCCCAGCCTGTGGGAAGCGCGCGGCCTCTCGCTGCGCACCGTCGTGGCCGACGGCTCGCCGCTGGAGAAGCCCGGCTCGTACGACCACGACGGGCTCGTCGACGTACTGGCGGGGCTGATGGAGCGGTACCTGCCCACCGTCGTGCAGACCCTCGACCCGGACCCCGACATCCAGCACAGCGACGAGGCGACCCGGCGCCGCGACAGCGAGCAGCCGGGATACTCCGACCACGCCGACCACACGGCGGCCGCCTCCTTCGCGTGGGCCGCGATGATCCGGCGGGTCGCCGAGGCGACGGAGGGCGGCGGGGAGGTGCCGGGGTTCGTCGCCACGTCGTACCGGGGCTACTACAACCGGCACTGGCCGAAGAACCTGCCGGAGCCCGTCCTGAGGAAGAAGGCGTCGCACCTCGTCCCGTACGGCGGGTCGCCCGACTGGGAGTGCGGGAACGCGGCGGGCTGCGGCGACTACAACGTCGGCGGCGACCGCCCGCTCACCAACCGCAAGGGCTGGGTCCGCTCCACGCACTACCGCTATCCCGGCGCCCGCCCCATCGTCGCCACCGGCCCGGGCGGAAGGCTGACGGCGTACGGCGTGCTCGGCCTCCGGGTGGCGCGCTGGCGCGAGACGGCGCCCGGCAGCGGCGTGTGGGGCGCGCCGGACGACCTCGGCGGCGGACCGCTGGCACCGGCGCTCGGGGCGGCGGCACTGCCGGACGGCCGGCAGCTGCTCTTCGGACTGCGGTTCTCCTCGCTCGCGGGTCACGGCGCGGCGAACACGCGCGAGATCGTACTGCTGGAGGAACGCGCCCCCGGCGGCGAGTCCGGCGCCTGGACGGGTCTCGGCAATCCGGAGAAGCGCCACGAACGGGGCCGCCGCATCGGCTCGCCGGTCGCGGTGGCGGCGCCCGACGGCCGGGTCCATCTGTTCGTACGGAACGCGGACAAGGGCATCAGCACGCGGGTGCGCGGTACGGCAGGCCGGTGGGACGCCTGGCGTGACCTCGGCGGCGGCGAGATCCAGGACGGCCTGGCCACAGCGGTGGACGGGCACGGCCGGGTCCATGTCTTCGCCGCGGGCCACGAGACGGTGCACCACTGGACGCAGGACGCGCCGGGCCGGCCCGTGACGGCCCGCCCCGGTACCGGTCTGCCCACACCGGGCGGCTCCCCCACCGCCCTCACCGCCGCCGACGGCGGTATCGACCTGATCTACCGCCGCCCGGCCACGGCCCACCTGACGACGGCCCGGATCGGCGGCGCCCGCCCGGCGCGGGTGCGCTTCCACGGTTACGGCGCTGTGGGGGCCGCGACGGCACCGGCCGGCCCGGTCCTGCTGGGGCGGGACCGGGACGGCCGGGTCCAGCTGCTGGCGGAAGGCCGCCTGCTGCGCCGCGACGGCCTTCCGCCGTCCCTGGAGGGCGCCACCCTGCACCTCGGCCCCGGGGGCCGGGGCCCGGTGGTGGTGGGCATGGGAGCGGACGCGGCCCCGTGGCTGTGGCGGCCGTAG
- the rplW gene encoding 50S ribosomal protein L23 produces the protein MAETTVTSKTFTDPRDVLVKPVVSEKSYALLDENKYTFIVAPGSNKTQIKQAVQAVFGVKVTGVNTINRQGKRKRTKTGFGKRADTKRAIVTLAEGDRIDIFGGPTS, from the coding sequence ATGGCTGAGACGACCGTAACCAGCAAGACCTTCACGGACCCGCGCGACGTCCTCGTCAAGCCGGTTGTTTCCGAGAAGAGCTACGCGCTGCTCGACGAGAACAAGTACACGTTCATCGTCGCGCCCGGCTCCAACAAGACGCAGATCAAGCAGGCCGTTCAGGCGGTCTTCGGGGTCAAGGTCACCGGGGTCAACACGATCAACCGGCAGGGTAAGCGCAAGCGGACCAAGACCGGCTTCGGCAAGCGCGCCGACACCAAGCGCGCCATCGTGACCCTCGCCGAGGGCGACCGTATCGACATCTTCGGCGGCCCGACCTCCTGA